One Alicyclobacillus acidoterrestris DNA window includes the following coding sequences:
- the moaA gene encoding GTP 3',8-cyclase MoaA, translated as MSLHHSGNAIRDALSRPLKDLRISLTDRCNFRCKYCMPKEVFGKDYSYLSEEETLTIDEIVRVTRILSEAGVHKVRLTGGEPLLRRDLPEIIHALASLPGIDDIAVTSNGSMLTPKRAKALKDAGLRRITISLDALDDTVFRRMNDVGFPVNRVLTAIESALAAGLTPVKVNMVVRRGFNDTEILPMAEHFRGTGVVLRFIEYMDVGNSNGWKLDDVVSASEIYDTIAQKYPLVPVAPDLPGEVAERFAYQDGAGQIGIIHAVTKPFCTGCSRLRLTASGELFTCLFATRGKPIRAMLRDGATDEELRAAMTGVWKARTDRYSEERNEQTVHRPRIEMSRIGG; from the coding sequence ATGTCTTTGCATCATTCGGGCAACGCCATTCGGGATGCACTCTCTCGACCGCTGAAGGACCTTCGGATCTCGCTGACGGATCGATGTAACTTCCGATGTAAGTACTGTATGCCAAAAGAGGTCTTCGGAAAAGACTACTCGTACCTTTCTGAAGAAGAAACTTTGACGATAGATGAAATTGTTCGGGTGACGCGCATTTTGTCTGAAGCAGGTGTGCACAAGGTGCGACTCACCGGCGGGGAACCATTACTTCGCCGAGATCTTCCGGAAATTATCCACGCCTTGGCTTCACTTCCGGGGATTGACGACATCGCGGTGACCAGCAATGGGAGCATGTTGACGCCAAAGCGCGCCAAGGCGCTCAAGGATGCGGGGCTGCGCAGGATAACCATCAGCCTCGACGCGTTGGACGATACAGTGTTTCGCAGGATGAACGATGTGGGCTTTCCTGTGAACCGCGTGCTCACTGCGATTGAGTCGGCATTGGCGGCGGGCCTGACGCCGGTCAAAGTCAATATGGTCGTTCGTCGGGGCTTTAACGATACCGAGATTCTACCCATGGCAGAGCACTTTCGGGGAACCGGTGTGGTGCTGCGATTTATCGAATACATGGACGTCGGCAACAGCAATGGTTGGAAGTTGGACGACGTTGTTTCGGCATCCGAGATTTACGACACCATTGCGCAGAAGTATCCGCTGGTTCCAGTGGCGCCAGATTTACCTGGAGAGGTCGCGGAGCGTTTTGCCTACCAGGATGGCGCGGGGCAAATTGGCATTATCCACGCGGTCACGAAGCCGTTTTGTACCGGTTGCTCGCGGCTGCGCTTGACGGCTTCCGGCGAATTGTTCACGTGCCTCTTTGCCACACGGGGCAAGCCCATTCGCGCGATGTTGCGGGATGGGGCGACGGATGAGGAACTGCGGGCCGCGATGACGGGGGTTTGGAAGGCGCGCACCGATAGATATTCGGAGGAGCGGAACGAACAGACCGTCCATCGGCCACGGATTGAGATGTCTCGCATTGGCGGGTGA
- a CDS encoding methylglyoxal synthase: MNVAMIAHDQKKNDIVYLAIAYQNILKNVNLYATGTTGLRIAEATGLHVHRFQSGPYGGDQQIGAMIANNEMDFVVFLRDPLTAQPHDPDISALLRLCDVHNVPVATNMATAEALIRAMDAGLIDFKPKVRD; encoded by the coding sequence ATGAACGTAGCGATGATCGCTCATGACCAAAAAAAGAACGACATTGTTTACTTGGCCATTGCGTATCAGAACATCCTGAAGAACGTGAACCTGTATGCCACTGGAACCACCGGCCTGCGGATTGCAGAAGCGACAGGCCTCCATGTTCACCGGTTTCAGTCTGGCCCGTATGGTGGAGATCAACAAATTGGCGCAATGATTGCCAACAACGAGATGGATTTCGTTGTGTTCCTGCGTGATCCACTGACTGCACAACCTCATGATCCCGATATTAGCGCACTGCTTCGACTGTGTGACGTACATAACGTCCCTGTGGCGACCAATATGGCGACAGCTGAAGCCCTGATCCGGGCCATGGATGCTGGCCTCATCGATTTCAAACCGAAAGTTCGGGACTAA
- a CDS encoding pyridoxal phosphate-dependent aminotransferase, whose translation MEQRLSTRVRNIKPSATMSVDAKTKSLLASGQPVINMSVGEPDFDTPTAAAFAGIRAITNGNTRYTPAAGTVALRKAIVSKLMTENGLTYSPDQIIISNGAKHTLYNIFTAICDEGDEVILPAPYWVSYPEQIELAGAKPVIVYCDESTGFKMTAAQLEAAITPKTKAVLLNTPSNPTGAVYHEDELLALAGVLRHHDVYVVLDEIYERLVYDVKQTSLAAIAPELQDRAIVVNGFSKAFAMTGWRLGYAAAPLDVAKAMASFQSHSTGSPSSISQAAGLTALANFNPEVVQTFQHRRDILVEGLNSLSGVSCLVPEGAFYAFPDISGVIGKRYEDKTIQSATDYCELLLEKSLVASVPGDAFGSPNHVRFSYAVADDQVADAVSRMREFHQKLV comes from the coding sequence ATGGAACAACGCCTGTCCACACGCGTCCGCAACATCAAGCCTTCAGCGACGATGAGCGTCGACGCGAAGACGAAGTCGCTCTTAGCATCGGGACAACCCGTTATCAATATGAGCGTCGGAGAACCAGACTTTGACACGCCGACTGCGGCTGCCTTTGCTGGCATCCGCGCCATCACCAACGGCAACACGCGCTACACGCCGGCCGCGGGGACCGTAGCGCTGCGCAAAGCGATTGTCAGCAAACTGATGACCGAAAATGGACTCACCTACTCGCCGGATCAGATCATCATCTCCAACGGTGCCAAGCACACGCTCTACAACATCTTCACCGCCATCTGCGACGAAGGCGACGAGGTCATCCTGCCTGCGCCGTACTGGGTTTCTTACCCAGAGCAAATTGAGCTCGCGGGCGCGAAACCGGTCATCGTCTATTGCGACGAGTCGACCGGGTTCAAAATGACCGCTGCCCAACTGGAAGCGGCCATCACGCCAAAGACGAAGGCGGTGCTCCTGAACACACCGTCAAACCCGACTGGCGCAGTCTACCACGAAGACGAACTCTTGGCGCTCGCCGGAGTACTTCGCCACCACGACGTCTACGTCGTGCTCGACGAAATCTACGAGCGCCTCGTCTACGACGTCAAGCAGACCAGCCTGGCGGCTATCGCGCCGGAATTGCAGGATCGCGCCATCGTCGTCAACGGTTTCTCCAAAGCCTTCGCGATGACGGGCTGGCGCTTAGGTTATGCGGCGGCACCTCTAGATGTCGCAAAGGCCATGGCGAGTTTCCAAAGTCACTCGACCGGCAGCCCGTCCTCCATCTCGCAAGCTGCCGGCCTGACGGCCCTGGCCAACTTTAATCCGGAAGTCGTGCAGACCTTCCAGCACCGCCGCGACATTCTCGTCGAAGGACTCAACTCGCTCTCCGGCGTGAGTTGTCTGGTGCCCGAGGGCGCGTTCTACGCCTTCCCGGACATCTCCGGCGTCATCGGCAAGCGCTACGAAGACAAAACCATCCAATCGGCAACCGACTACTGCGAGCTGCTGCTCGAGAAGTCGCTGGTCGCCAGCGTTCCAGGCGACGCCTTCGGCTCGCCGAACCACGTGCGCTTCTCCTACGCCGTGGCCGACGACCAAGTCGCGGACGCCGTTTCGCGCATGCGCGAATTCCACCAGAAGCTCGTCTGA
- a CDS encoding gluconokinase: protein MSQNEYGKHCIVGLDIGTTTAKAIAYHQDGTEITSYSARVRTNSDDDGTAVQDPEEVYASVTGVFTAVCRDVIGAGFTIDAVGFSAAMHSLIPMDDENTPLFPAMLWLDARPSQEATSLWNSPVGKDIYRHTGTPIHAMAPVAKIAWFRQAYPQLFKRTARFVSIKEYVWHRWFGVWEVDHAIASATGLFDATAFDWYAPALTYAGITPKQLSTLVPTDHIRTLDISPWIGDVTKSVSQIPVCIGGSDGVLATVAAGAMNGEKMVLTMGTSLAIRTGYRHHSSHESIRAFSYPLAEDQYVVGAPSNSGGVVLDWLYRNVLTEAGEQFAERFPLLVEEAGNLTADDLFCIPYVSGERAPIWDESASLSFIGLKRYHSQAHFMRAGIEGVLFNAYWIAQQLMTSLGTPKRLIVSGKLFQQAWVRQWTADLFNVEIEAQAEIDGATLGAAMVANEAIGNRPMEIHHEALDVTTPSADAHERLVQKFERFRQLCTAVLPETSANSAAPQLR from the coding sequence TTGAGTCAGAATGAATACGGAAAACATTGCATCGTCGGTTTGGATATTGGGACTACGACCGCAAAGGCCATCGCCTATCACCAGGACGGTACAGAAATCACGAGCTACAGCGCCCGCGTCCGCACAAACAGCGATGACGATGGCACCGCAGTACAAGACCCAGAAGAGGTGTACGCGTCCGTCACAGGTGTCTTTACGGCCGTCTGCCGCGACGTGATTGGCGCTGGTTTTACCATCGACGCAGTCGGGTTCAGTGCAGCGATGCACAGCCTGATCCCGATGGACGACGAGAATACGCCGCTGTTCCCTGCCATGCTTTGGTTGGACGCCCGGCCATCCCAAGAAGCGACTTCGCTGTGGAACAGCCCCGTCGGCAAGGATATATATCGCCATACGGGCACCCCGATTCACGCCATGGCACCGGTTGCGAAAATCGCGTGGTTTCGTCAGGCCTACCCGCAACTGTTCAAGCGAACAGCACGTTTCGTGTCCATTAAGGAATACGTCTGGCACCGCTGGTTCGGTGTATGGGAGGTCGATCACGCCATCGCCTCCGCCACGGGCCTCTTCGACGCCACGGCGTTTGACTGGTATGCCCCAGCCCTGACATATGCAGGCATTACACCGAAACAGCTATCGACGCTGGTTCCGACCGACCATATCCGCACGCTCGATATCTCGCCGTGGATTGGCGACGTGACGAAGTCCGTCTCGCAAATTCCCGTGTGTATCGGCGGATCGGACGGCGTATTGGCTACGGTCGCCGCGGGCGCTATGAATGGCGAGAAAATGGTCCTCACCATGGGTACTAGCCTGGCCATTCGCACAGGGTATCGTCATCATTCATCTCACGAGTCAATTCGTGCGTTTTCCTACCCACTCGCAGAGGACCAATATGTGGTCGGCGCGCCGAGCAACAGCGGCGGCGTGGTGCTCGACTGGTTATACCGCAATGTGTTGACGGAAGCGGGCGAACAATTCGCCGAGCGATTCCCGCTCCTCGTCGAGGAGGCAGGAAACCTCACGGCAGACGACCTATTTTGTATTCCGTATGTATCCGGAGAGCGTGCACCGATTTGGGATGAATCGGCGTCCCTGTCGTTCATCGGCCTCAAAAGATATCACAGTCAGGCGCATTTCATGCGCGCGGGGATTGAAGGGGTTTTGTTTAACGCCTACTGGATTGCGCAACAGCTGATGACATCGCTTGGCACGCCAAAGCGCCTGATTGTCTCAGGTAAGTTGTTTCAACAAGCGTGGGTTCGTCAGTGGACGGCAGATCTGTTCAATGTGGAAATCGAAGCACAAGCGGAGATTGACGGTGCCACACTGGGGGCAGCAATGGTCGCGAATGAAGCAATTGGCAACAGGCCGATGGAGATTCACCACGAGGCTTTGGACGTGACAACACCGTCCGCCGACGCGCACGAGCGCCTCGTTCAGAAATTCGAGCGGTTTCGCCAGCTCTGTACGGCAGTCTTGCCAGAAACGAGCGCGAACTCAGCCGCGCCGCAACTGCGTTGA
- the deoD gene encoding purine-nucleoside phosphorylase, which produces MSVHIGAVEGSIADRVLLPGDPLRAKYIAETYLDNAVCYNEVRGMYGFTGKYKGVPVSVQGTGMGVPSISIYVTELMQSYGVKTLIRVGTCGAIQKDINVRDVILAMSASTDSNVNRLRFGQMDYAPTASFDLLYKAYQVAKERNVDAKVGNVFTTDLFYNDGVADLEKWANFGVLALEMESAALFTLAAQFDAKALSILTVSDHILTGEATTSEERQTTFHEMMEIALETAISQ; this is translated from the coding sequence ATGAGTGTACATATTGGTGCTGTAGAAGGGTCTATCGCAGATAGGGTCTTGTTGCCTGGCGACCCATTGCGGGCAAAGTATATTGCCGAGACCTATCTCGACAACGCCGTTTGCTATAACGAGGTTCGCGGGATGTACGGATTTACTGGCAAGTACAAAGGAGTTCCTGTCTCCGTGCAGGGGACTGGCATGGGTGTGCCCAGCATCTCCATTTACGTCACAGAACTGATGCAGTCGTATGGCGTTAAAACGTTGATTCGGGTCGGTACGTGCGGCGCGATTCAAAAGGACATCAACGTGCGCGACGTGATTCTGGCGATGAGCGCTTCTACCGATTCCAATGTCAACCGCTTGCGCTTTGGCCAGATGGACTATGCGCCGACCGCGAGTTTTGACTTGCTGTATAAGGCATACCAAGTGGCAAAAGAGAGAAACGTAGATGCGAAGGTCGGCAACGTTTTCACGACGGATTTGTTCTACAACGACGGCGTAGCGGACCTGGAGAAGTGGGCAAACTTCGGCGTGCTGGCCCTGGAAATGGAAAGCGCGGCCCTATTTACATTGGCCGCACAATTTGATGCCAAGGCGCTTTCCATTTTGACAGTCAGTGACCATATTTTGACCGGTGAGGCGACTACGTCCGAAGAGCGCCAGACCACGTTCCACGAGATGATGGAAATCGCGCTCGAGACGGCTATCAGCCAGTAA
- the udk gene encoding uridine kinase — translation MLIIGIAGGTGSGKTSVARAILEQLGAQSVALISQDAYYQDHSDLPFERRQQLNYDHPDSFDNDLLREHVTTLRQGGSIEMPIYDFKTHNRSAQTIHVPARPVIILEGIHVLVDPELRALLDIKVFVDTDPDVRVLRRIRRDIEERGRSIESVYDQYLSTVKPMHDAFIEPSKRFADLIIPEGGQNQIAIALLTTRVSQFLSENN, via the coding sequence ATGTTAATCATAGGAATCGCCGGCGGGACAGGCTCCGGGAAAACGTCAGTGGCAAGGGCTATCCTTGAACAACTCGGTGCCCAATCCGTCGCTCTCATTTCCCAGGATGCCTATTATCAAGATCATTCCGACCTGCCGTTTGAACGTCGCCAACAACTCAACTACGACCATCCCGACTCGTTTGACAACGACCTGTTGCGCGAGCATGTGACCACATTGCGACAAGGCGGGTCCATCGAGATGCCCATCTATGACTTCAAGACGCACAATCGGAGTGCACAAACCATTCATGTGCCCGCCCGACCCGTCATCATTCTAGAAGGCATTCACGTCCTCGTCGATCCCGAACTAAGGGCCCTGCTCGACATCAAGGTGTTTGTCGATACCGACCCAGATGTTCGAGTCTTGCGGCGCATACGGCGCGATATTGAAGAACGTGGTCGCAGCATCGAATCAGTTTACGACCAGTACCTAAGTACTGTCAAACCGATGCACGACGCATTTATCGAGCCGTCCAAGCGGTTCGCCGACCTCATTATCCCGGAAGGCGGCCAAAATCAAATTGCAATTGCCTTGCTGACGACCCGCGTCAGTCAGTTCCTCAGTGAAAACAACTGA
- the gnd gene encoding phosphogluconate dehydrogenase (NAD(+)-dependent, decarboxylating) — MQIGIIGLGKMGYNLALNMMDHKHEVVAFDLDKKAVERLAGEGATGASSIADLVEKLQAPRIVWLMVPHGKPVDNLIDQLTPLLSKGDIIIEGGNSHYKESIRHAEDLSKHGIYFFDVGTSGGTEGARHGACYMIGGDAEVFKTIEPLFRDTAVPNGYVYTGRAGSGHYCKMVHNGIEYGMMAAIGEGFEVMEKGPFDYDFAEVARCWSNGSVIRGWLMELTESAFRQDPRLEQIKGVVHSSGEGKWTVEEALNFQVAAPVITMSLLMRYRSEETDTFTGKVQAALRNQFGGHAVEKA; from the coding sequence ATGCAGATTGGTATTATTGGACTTGGAAAAATGGGGTACAACCTGGCCCTCAATATGATGGACCACAAGCACGAAGTCGTCGCATTCGATCTCGACAAGAAAGCTGTAGAGCGCTTGGCAGGAGAAGGCGCGACTGGCGCATCGTCGATTGCAGACCTCGTCGAGAAGCTGCAGGCTCCACGCATCGTCTGGTTGATGGTTCCACACGGCAAACCAGTTGACAACTTGATTGACCAACTGACGCCGCTCTTGTCCAAAGGCGACATCATCATTGAGGGTGGTAACTCCCACTATAAAGAGAGTATCCGCCACGCTGAAGATCTGTCCAAGCATGGCATTTACTTCTTCGACGTCGGTACGTCTGGTGGTACGGAAGGCGCGCGCCACGGTGCTTGCTACATGATTGGCGGCGACGCTGAAGTGTTCAAGACCATCGAACCGCTGTTCCGCGACACCGCTGTGCCAAACGGCTACGTCTATACGGGACGCGCCGGCAGTGGTCACTATTGCAAAATGGTGCACAACGGCATTGAGTACGGCATGATGGCCGCTATCGGCGAAGGCTTCGAAGTCATGGAGAAGGGCCCATTTGACTACGACTTTGCAGAAGTGGCACGCTGCTGGTCGAACGGCTCCGTCATCCGCGGTTGGCTGATGGAATTGACCGAGAGTGCGTTCCGTCAAGATCCGCGGCTGGAGCAGATTAAGGGTGTTGTTCACTCGTCTGGCGAAGGCAAATGGACCGTTGAAGAGGCGCTCAACTTCCAGGTGGCTGCACCGGTTATCACGATGTCACTGTTGATGCGCTATCGTTCCGAAGAGACCGACACGTTCACAGGCAAAGTGCAGGCTGCACTTCGCAACCAGTTCGGCGGCCACGCTGTCGAAAAGGCGTAA
- a CDS encoding LacI family DNA-binding transcriptional regulator: MDKRVTIQDVARHAGVSITTVSRYLNERYDSMSEATRSRIAEVIRNLGYRPNALAQGLKGNRTKIVAAVVVNMSYPFCVGFMRSLNQVLSPAGYHLFVSETGGDSERERAVVQSLHAKRVDAMVLQSDGKNANLLAEIAKQIPVILVDRAYSIPHVTNVITNNLEASQRLTEHLFDQGYSRVLYVTEAEDGVHTRRERLQGYLSACQVHSVAPFVVTVDREREDTFQAVLDGLVAVKAQAPIAIYTGNGLLMLRLYPKLMELGLHVPSELGIATFDRPDWAELVKPSLTCVEQPVDAMGAITGEMLLDRLEKPGETANVTVPGEKKIASDVIVGGSTQLRRG; encoded by the coding sequence GTGGATAAACGCGTCACGATTCAGGATGTGGCCCGTCATGCCGGCGTGTCAATCACCACGGTTTCACGGTACCTCAACGAGCGCTACGACTCGATGAGTGAGGCCACGCGCAGCCGCATTGCGGAAGTGATACGCAATCTCGGCTACCGTCCGAACGCCCTTGCACAGGGACTGAAAGGCAACCGCACCAAAATTGTGGCTGCCGTGGTCGTCAACATGAGTTATCCGTTTTGCGTCGGCTTTATGCGCTCGCTCAACCAGGTTTTGTCGCCTGCTGGGTATCATTTGTTTGTCAGTGAAACCGGTGGCGATTCGGAGCGCGAACGGGCCGTTGTACAGTCGCTGCACGCCAAGCGCGTTGACGCGATGGTGCTGCAAAGCGATGGTAAAAATGCAAATCTCCTCGCTGAAATCGCAAAGCAAATTCCAGTCATCCTCGTGGATCGGGCATATTCGATTCCGCACGTCACGAATGTCATCACAAATAATCTGGAAGCATCCCAACGCCTGACTGAGCATCTCTTCGACCAGGGCTATTCTCGCGTGCTCTATGTGACGGAGGCGGAGGATGGTGTACATACCCGCAGGGAACGCCTCCAGGGCTATCTCAGCGCGTGTCAGGTCCACTCTGTGGCGCCCTTTGTGGTCACCGTGGACCGCGAGCGGGAAGACACCTTCCAGGCCGTTCTGGACGGACTAGTAGCCGTGAAAGCGCAGGCGCCAATCGCTATCTATACTGGAAATGGGTTGTTGATGCTGCGGCTCTACCCCAAACTGATGGAGTTGGGGCTACACGTACCCAGCGAATTGGGGATTGCCACGTTTGATAGACCGGACTGGGCTGAATTGGTGAAACCGTCTTTGACGTGTGTGGAGCAGCCGGTCGATGCTATGGGAGCGATTACCGGGGAAATGCTGCTCGACAGGTTGGAGAAACCTGGCGAGACAGCAAATGTGACCGTACCGGGTGAGAAGAAAATTGCATCGGATGTGATTGTCGGCGGTTCAACGCAGTTGCGGCGCGGCTGA
- a CDS encoding aminopeptidase P family protein has product MFDANVFEGRRERIAEQMADRSLAVLFSGRAPHKSRDAVYPFHANRNFYYLTGIDREHAALILQKKDGAVSATLFTEHVDETQEKWTGKRMRDDEAQMRSGIADIRDISQVESTFGALLSDADYDAVYLDLQQNDWNQTETVAHQFAREISARYPGLDIRNIHADICRLRAVKDKAEVNAIREAIRVTKLGIENMMAHAHGDINEYELQAFFDFTLRSNGISEHAFPSIIAGGERATILHYEENDQRVADGDLVLIDLGAAYLHYSADISRTFPVNGRFTPRQRELYEIVLTALEETIAAVKPGMTYPELNEVTKATLTRECKRIGLIQSDEEISKYYYHSVSHPLGLDTHDVHGRGFPIEVGSVITIEPGLYVAEEGIGIRIEDDILVTESGTENLSADILKTVDEIEAFMANRAHK; this is encoded by the coding sequence ATGTTTGACGCAAACGTATTTGAAGGCCGGCGCGAGCGCATCGCCGAGCAGATGGCCGACCGTTCTCTTGCCGTCCTGTTCTCCGGACGTGCACCGCACAAATCGCGCGACGCTGTATACCCGTTTCACGCAAACCGGAACTTCTACTACCTCACTGGAATTGATCGCGAACACGCAGCGCTCATTCTCCAAAAGAAGGACGGCGCTGTGTCGGCGACATTGTTCACCGAACACGTCGATGAGACGCAAGAGAAATGGACAGGAAAGCGCATGCGCGACGATGAGGCGCAAATGCGGTCTGGCATCGCGGACATCCGCGACATTTCGCAGGTCGAGTCCACGTTCGGCGCGCTACTGTCCGACGCCGACTACGATGCTGTCTATCTAGATCTCCAGCAAAACGACTGGAATCAGACAGAAACAGTGGCGCATCAATTTGCGCGCGAAATCTCAGCGCGCTACCCGGGCCTTGACATCCGCAACATCCATGCCGACATCTGCCGCCTGCGTGCGGTCAAAGACAAAGCCGAAGTCAATGCGATTCGAGAAGCGATTCGAGTCACGAAACTCGGCATCGAAAACATGATGGCGCATGCACACGGTGATATAAACGAGTACGAATTACAGGCGTTTTTCGACTTTACGTTGCGCAGTAACGGCATCTCAGAGCATGCGTTTCCATCCATCATCGCGGGCGGCGAGCGCGCGACGATACTTCACTACGAGGAAAATGACCAACGCGTCGCCGATGGCGACCTCGTGCTGATTGATCTTGGCGCAGCGTATCTGCATTATTCGGCGGATATCAGTCGCACATTTCCGGTCAACGGCCGGTTTACGCCGCGGCAACGCGAATTGTACGAAATTGTGCTGACGGCCTTGGAAGAAACCATTGCTGCTGTGAAGCCAGGCATGACCTACCCCGAGTTAAACGAGGTGACAAAAGCCACGTTGACGCGGGAGTGTAAGCGCATTGGCCTCATCCAGTCCGATGAGGAAATCAGCAAATACTACTACCATAGCGTGAGCCACCCACTGGGTCTCGACACACACGATGTACACGGGCGTGGATTCCCGATTGAGGTCGGTTCCGTCATCACGATTGAACCTGGGCTGTACGTGGCAGAAGAAGGCATCGGTATCCGTATCGAGGATGATATCTTAGTCACCGAGTCTGGCACCGAAAATTTATCTGCAGACATCCTCAAGACAGTCGACGAGATTGAGGCCTTTATGGCAAATCGAGCCCACAAATAA
- a CDS encoding MFS transporter, which produces MKRWWIGLLIGFGILINYFDRTNLSVAQQPISDLYHLSSGQMGIILSSFGWSYALFQIPVGALLDKIGPKWLVRIGTLLWSLATLMTAVVSGMGLILLSRIILGAAEAPAFPAASKATGYWFPVRERGLATSIFDAAAKFSNVIGTPLIAWAVFEWGWKGGFWLTGVLSLVYLVLYWIFYRDPKDAKLSQKEAELLREGGAQEIGTAPGGYGKNLAFVLSQRKIWGLTLGFTAYGYTFYLFLTWLPGYLEKQMHMTILKSGWYTAGPWLVATLTDLIIGGWLVDHLVKRGHDSTRVRKTILVIGMILGLAVIPAAFTNNANVAVIFIAIALGGLAFSAPIGWSIPSLISPRGTVGTVGSVINFFNNLMSIAAPIVTGYVVQFTGSFESAFIIAGIVLILGILCYVLMLGKIEPIRSPFEDAEAAK; this is translated from the coding sequence ATGAAACGTTGGTGGATAGGACTTCTCATTGGCTTCGGAATCCTCATCAACTACTTCGACAGAACCAATCTGTCGGTTGCACAGCAGCCCATATCGGATTTGTATCACTTAAGCAGTGGGCAAATGGGTATCATCTTGTCATCATTCGGTTGGTCGTACGCGCTCTTCCAAATTCCAGTCGGCGCGCTGCTCGATAAAATCGGTCCAAAATGGTTGGTCCGAATCGGCACACTCCTGTGGTCTTTGGCGACGCTGATGACCGCTGTGGTCAGCGGAATGGGATTGATTCTCCTGTCGCGTATCATCCTAGGCGCCGCGGAAGCGCCTGCATTCCCAGCCGCATCGAAGGCGACAGGCTACTGGTTTCCAGTTCGTGAACGCGGCCTGGCGACTTCAATTTTCGACGCCGCTGCGAAGTTCTCAAACGTCATCGGGACGCCGTTAATCGCTTGGGCAGTGTTTGAGTGGGGCTGGAAAGGTGGTTTTTGGCTGACGGGCGTGTTGAGCCTCGTCTACCTCGTGCTGTATTGGATTTTCTATCGTGATCCAAAAGACGCTAAGCTCTCACAGAAAGAAGCCGAGTTGCTCCGCGAAGGCGGTGCCCAAGAAATCGGGACGGCACCTGGCGGGTACGGCAAGAACCTCGCGTTTGTCCTGTCACAACGCAAGATTTGGGGACTGACGCTCGGGTTCACTGCATACGGTTACACATTTTACCTGTTCCTCACCTGGTTGCCGGGTTACCTGGAAAAGCAAATGCACATGACGATTTTGAAGTCCGGTTGGTACACCGCTGGCCCATGGCTGGTCGCAACGCTTACAGACCTGATCATCGGCGGCTGGTTGGTCGACCATCTCGTCAAACGCGGTCACGACTCCACGCGAGTCCGCAAAACGATTCTCGTCATTGGTATGATTCTTGGTTTGGCCGTCATTCCAGCGGCATTCACCAACAACGCGAACGTCGCCGTCATCTTTATCGCCATCGCACTGGGTGGGCTCGCTTTCTCTGCCCCAATCGGCTGGAGTATCCCATCCTTGATTTCACCACGCGGCACTGTCGGTACCGTCGGAAGTGTCATCAACTTCTTCAACAACTTGATGAGTATCGCAGCACCTATCGTCACCGGATATGTCGTGCAGTTCACAGGGTCCTTCGAATCTGCATTCATTATTGCCGGTATTGTCCTCATCCTCGGTATCTTGTGCTACGTACTGATGCTCGGTAAAATCGAGCCAATCCGTTCACCTTTTGAGGACGCGGAAGCAGCGAAATAA